One Triticum dicoccoides isolate Atlit2015 ecotype Zavitan chromosome 5B, WEW_v2.0, whole genome shotgun sequence genomic window carries:
- the LOC119308601 gene encoding glyoxylate/hydroxypyruvate reductase HPR3-like isoform X1, translating to MAGARSAATRLTHSSLFLLSRAAAAAATRHPNLPSPPREIIQRWLVQLEAMATVMLHGCYSVATIGLLLLFIRRSTCKTIHLFRRKWILLSFRRTWAFQLEKQYSGKQYAFRILILGFGAIGMEIAKRLRPFGVKILATKRNWSSYTVSCDLDGLVDKKGGPEDMYELAREADIVITCMTLNNESVGIVDHKFLSALKKGSYLINIARGRLLDYTAVFNHLESGHLGGLGIDVAWTEPFDPEDPILKFPNVIITPHVAGITEYSYRTMAKVVGDVALKLHAGEPFTEIEFVN from the exons ATGGCCGGCGCAAGATCGGCGGCAACCAGGCTCACACACTCTTCGCTATTCCTACTGTCTCGCGCCGCCGCAGCGGCAGCGACCCGCCATCCCAATCTCCCCTCCCCCCCCCGAGAG ATTATTCAAAGATGGCTAGTTCAGTTGGAGGCAATGGCTACAGTGATGTTACACGGGTGCTATTCTGTGGCCACTATTGGCCTGCTTCTACTATTTATACGAAGGAGTACTTGCAAAACTATCCATTTATTCAG AAGGAAATGGATACTGCTGTCATTCAGAAGGACTTGGGCCTTCCAGTTGGAGAAACAATATTCGGGAAAACAGTATGCTTTTCGT ATACTTATCCTGGGGTTCGGAGCCATTGGCATGGAAATTGCCAAGAGACTAAGACCATTTGGAGTGAAAATTCTTGCTACAAAAAGAAACTGGTCATCATATACAGTGTCTTGTG ATCTTGATGGGCTGGTTGACAAGAAAGGTGGTCCAGAAGATATGTACGAACTCGCTAGAGAAGCTGACATAGTTATAACTTGCATGACGTTAAACAATGAATCA GTTGGGATTGTGGATCACAAGTTCCTGTCAGCTTTGAAAAAG GGATCATATCTCATCAATATTGCCAGAGGACGCCTACTGGACTATACGGCTGTGTTTAATCACCTTGAGTCAGGTCATTTAGGTGGTTTGGGCATTGATGTTGCTTGGACGGAGCCATTCGATCCAGAGGATCCAATTCTGAAATTCCCAAATGTTATTATAACACCACATGTTGCAGGAATCACAGAATACTCTTACAGAACCATGGCAAAG GTTGTTGGTGATGTCGCTCTCAAGCTTCATGCAGGAGAGCCATTCACCGAAATAGAATTTGTGAACTAG
- the LOC119308601 gene encoding hydroxypyruvate reductase-like isoform X4 yields the protein MAGARSAATRLTHSSLFLLSRAAAAAATRHPNLPSPPRDYSKMASSVGGNGYSDVTRVLFCGHYWPASTIYTKEYLQNYPFIQVDEVGLEHVPDVIQNYHICVVKNKCIDSDIIAKATKMKIIMQYGVGLEGVDINAATEQKIKVARIPGSTTGNAIACAEMAIYLTLGVLRKQKEMDTAVIQKDLGLPVGETIFGKTILILGFGAIGMEIAKRLRPFGVKILATKRNWSSYTVSCDLDGLVDKKGGPEDMYELAREADIVITCMTLNNESVGIVDHKFLSALKKGSYLINIARGRLLDYTAVFNHLESGHLGGLGIDVAWTEPFDPEDPILKFPNVIITPHVAGITEYSYRTMAKVVGDVALKLHAGEPFTEIEFVN from the exons ATGGCCGGCGCAAGATCGGCGGCAACCAGGCTCACACACTCTTCGCTATTCCTACTGTCTCGCGCCGCCGCAGCGGCAGCGACCCGCCATCCCAATCTCCCCTCCCCCCCCCG AGATTATTCAAAGATGGCTAGTTCAGTTGGAGGCAATGGCTACAGTGATGTTACACGGGTGCTATTCTGTGGCCACTATTGGCCTGCTTCTACTATTTATACGAAGGAGTACTTGCAAAACTATCCATTTATTCAG GTTGACGAAGTAGGTCTTGAGCACGTACCCGATGTTATTCAAAACTACCATATATGTGTAGTGAAAAATAAATGTATAGATTCAGATATCATTGCCAAAGCAACTAAGATGAAGATTATTATGCAGTATGGTGTTGGTTTAGAAG GTGTTGACATAAATGCTGCTACAGAACAGAAAATCAAAGTTGCACGGATACCTGGGAGTACTACAGGAAATGCAATTGCTTGCGCAGAAATGGCTATCTATCTAACTCTAGGTGTTCTGCGGAAGCAA AAGGAAATGGATACTGCTGTCATTCAGAAGGACTTGGGCCTTCCAGTTGGAGAAACAATATTCGGGAAAACA ATACTTATCCTGGGGTTCGGAGCCATTGGCATGGAAATTGCCAAGAGACTAAGACCATTTGGAGTGAAAATTCTTGCTACAAAAAGAAACTGGTCATCATATACAGTGTCTTGTG ATCTTGATGGGCTGGTTGACAAGAAAGGTGGTCCAGAAGATATGTACGAACTCGCTAGAGAAGCTGACATAGTTATAACTTGCATGACGTTAAACAATGAATCA GTTGGGATTGTGGATCACAAGTTCCTGTCAGCTTTGAAAAAG GGATCATATCTCATCAATATTGCCAGAGGACGCCTACTGGACTATACGGCTGTGTTTAATCACCTTGAGTCAGGTCATTTAGGTGGTTTGGGCATTGATGTTGCTTGGACGGAGCCATTCGATCCAGAGGATCCAATTCTGAAATTCCCAAATGTTATTATAACACCACATGTTGCAGGAATCACAGAATACTCTTACAGAACCATGGCAAAG GTTGTTGGTGATGTCGCTCTCAAGCTTCATGCAGGAGAGCCATTCACCGAAATAGAATTTGTGAACTAG
- the LOC119308601 gene encoding formate dehydrogenase, chloroplastic/mitochondrial-like isoform X2 gives MASSVGGNGYSDVTRVLFCGHYWPASTIYTKEYLQNYPFIQKEMDTAVIQKDLGLPVGETIFGKTILILGFGAIGMEIAKRLRPFGVKILATKRNWSSYTVSCDLDGLVDKKGGPEDMYELAREADIVITCMTLNNESVGIVDHKFLSALKKGSYLINIARGRLLDYTAVFNHLESGHLGGLGIDVAWTEPFDPEDPILKFPNVIITPHVAGITEYSYRTMAKVVGDVALKLHAGEPFTEIEFVN, from the exons ATGGCTAGTTCAGTTGGAGGCAATGGCTACAGTGATGTTACACGGGTGCTATTCTGTGGCCACTATTGGCCTGCTTCTACTATTTATACGAAGGAGTACTTGCAAAACTATCCATTTATTCAG AAGGAAATGGATACTGCTGTCATTCAGAAGGACTTGGGCCTTCCAGTTGGAGAAACAATATTCGGGAAAACA ATACTTATCCTGGGGTTCGGAGCCATTGGCATGGAAATTGCCAAGAGACTAAGACCATTTGGAGTGAAAATTCTTGCTACAAAAAGAAACTGGTCATCATATACAGTGTCTTGTG ATCTTGATGGGCTGGTTGACAAGAAAGGTGGTCCAGAAGATATGTACGAACTCGCTAGAGAAGCTGACATAGTTATAACTTGCATGACGTTAAACAATGAATCA GTTGGGATTGTGGATCACAAGTTCCTGTCAGCTTTGAAAAAG GGATCATATCTCATCAATATTGCCAGAGGACGCCTACTGGACTATACGGCTGTGTTTAATCACCTTGAGTCAGGTCATTTAGGTGGTTTGGGCATTGATGTTGCTTGGACGGAGCCATTCGATCCAGAGGATCCAATTCTGAAATTCCCAAATGTTATTATAACACCACATGTTGCAGGAATCACAGAATACTCTTACAGAACCATGGCAAAG GTTGTTGGTGATGTCGCTCTCAAGCTTCATGCAGGAGAGCCATTCACCGAAATAGAATTTGTGAACTAG
- the LOC119308601 gene encoding hydroxypyruvate reductase-like isoform X3: MASSVGGNGYSDVTRVLFCGHYWPASTIYTKEYLQNYPFIQVDEVGLEHVPDVIQNYHICVVKNKCIDSDIIAKATKMKIIMQYGVGLEGVDINAATEQKIKVARIPGSTTGNAIACAEMAIYLTLGVLRKQKEMDTAVIQKDLGLPVGETIFGKTILILGFGAIGMEIAKRLRPFGVKILATKRNWSSYTVSCDLDGLVDKKGGPEDMYELAREADIVITCMTLNNESVGIVDHKFLSALKKGSYLINIARGRLLDYTAVFNHLESGHLGGLGIDVAWTEPFDPEDPILKFPNVIITPHVAGITEYSYRTMAKVVGDVALKLHAGEPFTEIEFVN, translated from the exons ATGGCTAGTTCAGTTGGAGGCAATGGCTACAGTGATGTTACACGGGTGCTATTCTGTGGCCACTATTGGCCTGCTTCTACTATTTATACGAAGGAGTACTTGCAAAACTATCCATTTATTCAG GTTGACGAAGTAGGTCTTGAGCACGTACCCGATGTTATTCAAAACTACCATATATGTGTAGTGAAAAATAAATGTATAGATTCAGATATCATTGCCAAAGCAACTAAGATGAAGATTATTATGCAGTATGGTGTTGGTTTAGAAG GTGTTGACATAAATGCTGCTACAGAACAGAAAATCAAAGTTGCACGGATACCTGGGAGTACTACAGGAAATGCAATTGCTTGCGCAGAAATGGCTATCTATCTAACTCTAGGTGTTCTGCGGAAGCAA AAGGAAATGGATACTGCTGTCATTCAGAAGGACTTGGGCCTTCCAGTTGGAGAAACAATATTCGGGAAAACA ATACTTATCCTGGGGTTCGGAGCCATTGGCATGGAAATTGCCAAGAGACTAAGACCATTTGGAGTGAAAATTCTTGCTACAAAAAGAAACTGGTCATCATATACAGTGTCTTGTG ATCTTGATGGGCTGGTTGACAAGAAAGGTGGTCCAGAAGATATGTACGAACTCGCTAGAGAAGCTGACATAGTTATAACTTGCATGACGTTAAACAATGAATCA GTTGGGATTGTGGATCACAAGTTCCTGTCAGCTTTGAAAAAG GGATCATATCTCATCAATATTGCCAGAGGACGCCTACTGGACTATACGGCTGTGTTTAATCACCTTGAGTCAGGTCATTTAGGTGGTTTGGGCATTGATGTTGCTTGGACGGAGCCATTCGATCCAGAGGATCCAATTCTGAAATTCCCAAATGTTATTATAACACCACATGTTGCAGGAATCACAGAATACTCTTACAGAACCATGGCAAAG GTTGTTGGTGATGTCGCTCTCAAGCTTCATGCAGGAGAGCCATTCACCGAAATAGAATTTGTGAACTAG